From Panthera tigris isolate Pti1 chromosome D3, P.tigris_Pti1_mat1.1, whole genome shotgun sequence, one genomic window encodes:
- the CCDC188 gene encoding coiled-coil domain-containing protein 188 isoform X15, producing the protein MEGPKTLGPCGHSHPQCPQPSASSSHAGCLDLPCQGFVRWPCLVPLSSTLSIESARPFPPPGVGGGGSRVGAEVPGSFMANEEGEMQQQRPRDPTGTKRGQEEARLGWGWPLHSGREQGASRPGGSPSSGPRPGPCPPLPTGAGTPASPKAAPSQLQNVPLGPAEQSFFQLEQENQNLKRQNQDLREQLGALLGPGQQFLPLCPEHSSCTALAWQSVTTDAAHGLGADPRALPQTPEQTSAQPLEDGAPLQLLRQELCRGEESFVQQSQNELQQIRLSFERKKMAITEVWDGVAEVHMALNNQATGLLNLKKDIRGVLDQMEDIQLEILGSTTPDREVLQAGVGDVHGPDYTAPVPRERAQCRTQARKEQQMACIAKARPQLGCSEGLKSQLWPEAQRPQRGGGQAAGAAPGAQRPRWPLPTALPHAIPTRSCGEGWRRGLS; encoded by the exons ATGGAGGGGCCAAAAACCCTGGGTCCCTGTGGCCACTCCCACCCCCAATGCCCCCAACCATCAGCTTCGAGCAGCCATGCAGGTTGCCTGGATCTACCCTGCCAGGGGTTTGTAAGATGGCCCTGCCTGGTACCTCTCAGCTCCACTCTCTCAATAGAGTCGGCCAGACCTTTCCCACCTCCGGGGGTAGGAGGCGGGGGGTCCAGGGTAGGGGCTGAGGTACCTGGGAGCTTTATGGCAAATGAAGAGGGAGAGATGCAGCAACAGAGACCGAGAGACCCAACGGGGACAAAACGAGGGCAAGAGGAGgcaaggctggggtggggctggcccCTGCACTCAGGACGAGAGCAAGGGGCCTCCAGGCCAGGGGGATCCCCCAGCTCAGGGCCCAGACCCGGCCCTTGCCCACCCCTGCCAACAGGGGCAGGAACCCCGGCTTCACCCAAGGCAGCCCCCTCCCAGCTCCAGAACGTGCCCCTGGGTCCTGCAGAGCAGTCCTTCTTCCAGCTGGAGCAGGAAAACCAGAATCTG AAAAGACAGAACCAGGATCTGCGAGAGCAGCTGGGGGCCCTCCTGGGGCCAGGGCAGCAGTTTCTGCCCCTATGCCCGGAGCACTCGAGCTGCACGGCCCTGGCCTGG CAGTCCGTGACCACAGATGCTGCCCATGGCCTTGGGGCTGACCCAAGGGCTCTTCCACAGACCCCTGAGCAGACCAGTGCCCAGCCCCTGGAGGACGGGGCACCCTTGCAGCTGCTGCGGCAGGAGCTGTGCCGGGGGGAAGAGTCCTTCGTGCAGCAGTCTCAG AATGAACTGCAGCAGATCCGACTGTCCTTTGAGAGGAAGAAGATGGCCATTACCGAG gTATGGGATGGCGTGGCCGAGGTACACATGGCCCTGAACAACCAGGCCACTGGGCTCCTG aaCCTTAAGAAGGACATCCGGGGAGTACTAGACCAGATGGAGGACATTCAGCTGGAGATTCTAGG TTCCACTACACCAGACCGAGAGGTGctgcaggctggggtgggggacgtACATGGCCCTGACTATACAGCCCCCGTCCCCAGGGAGCGTGCCCAGTGCCGCACCCAGGCCAGGAAGGAGCAGCAGATGGCATGCATAGCG aaGGCAAGGCCTCAGCTGGGATGTTCCGAGGGCCTCAAAAGCCAGCTCTG GCCGGAGGCCCAGCGGCCCCAGCGAGGAGGAGGCCAGGCGGCCGGCGCTGCCCCGGGTGCCCAGCGGCCGCGCTGGCCCCTGCCCACGGCACTGCCACACGCCATCCCCACCAGGAGCTGCGGAGAAGGGTGGAGGCGGGGTCTGTCCTGA
- the CCDC188 gene encoding coiled-coil domain-containing protein 188 isoform X13: MEGPKTLGPCGHSHPQCPQPSASSSHAGCLDLPCQGFVRWPCLVPLSSTLSIESARPFPPPGVGGGGSRVGAEVPGSFMANEEGEMQQQRPRDPTGTKRGQEEARLGWGWPLHSGREQGASRPGGSPSSGPRPGPCPPLPTGAGTPASPKAAPSQLQNVPLGPAEQSFFQLEQENQNLKRQNQDLREQLGALLGPGQQFLPLCPEHSSCTALAWQSVTTDAAHGLGADPRALPQTPEQTSAQPLEDGAPLQLLRQELCRGEESFVQQSQNELQQIRLSFERKKMAITEVWDGVAEVHMALNNQATGLLGACPVPHPGQEGAADGMHSEGKASAGMFRGPQKPALGPCPAQPPGTAPRLGGQGDHVGGQSHGGMTQTHGSLIPGSQRPIGQPPPSRLPTQLKSVETPTRNAHTFGQHLSQSLTHSAPCPWSPRIAATALALLKERIKMTLFLFLIKL, translated from the exons ATGGAGGGGCCAAAAACCCTGGGTCCCTGTGGCCACTCCCACCCCCAATGCCCCCAACCATCAGCTTCGAGCAGCCATGCAGGTTGCCTGGATCTACCCTGCCAGGGGTTTGTAAGATGGCCCTGCCTGGTACCTCTCAGCTCCACTCTCTCAATAGAGTCGGCCAGACCTTTCCCACCTCCGGGGGTAGGAGGCGGGGGGTCCAGGGTAGGGGCTGAGGTACCTGGGAGCTTTATGGCAAATGAAGAGGGAGAGATGCAGCAACAGAGACCGAGAGACCCAACGGGGACAAAACGAGGGCAAGAGGAGgcaaggctggggtggggctggcccCTGCACTCAGGACGAGAGCAAGGGGCCTCCAGGCCAGGGGGATCCCCCAGCTCAGGGCCCAGACCCGGCCCTTGCCCACCCCTGCCAACAGGGGCAGGAACCCCGGCTTCACCCAAGGCAGCCCCCTCCCAGCTCCAGAACGTGCCCCTGGGTCCTGCAGAGCAGTCCTTCTTCCAGCTGGAGCAGGAAAACCAGAATCTG AAAAGACAGAACCAGGATCTGCGAGAGCAGCTGGGGGCCCTCCTGGGGCCAGGGCAGCAGTTTCTGCCCCTATGCCCGGAGCACTCGAGCTGCACGGCCCTGGCCTGG CAGTCCGTGACCACAGATGCTGCCCATGGCCTTGGGGCTGACCCAAGGGCTCTTCCACAGACCCCTGAGCAGACCAGTGCCCAGCCCCTGGAGGACGGGGCACCCTTGCAGCTGCTGCGGCAGGAGCTGTGCCGGGGGGAAGAGTCCTTCGTGCAGCAGTCTCAG AATGAACTGCAGCAGATCCGACTGTCCTTTGAGAGGAAGAAGATGGCCATTACCGAG gTATGGGATGGCGTGGCCGAGGTACACATGGCCCTGAACAACCAGGCCACTGGGCTCCTG GGAGCGTGCCCAGTGCCGCACCCAGGCCAGGAAGGAGCAGCAGATGGCATGCATAGCG aaGGCAAGGCCTCAGCTGGGATGTTCCGAGGGCCTCAAAAGCCAGCTCTG GGTCCCTGTCCAGCCCAGCCTCCTGGCACTGCCCCAAGGCTCGGAGGACAGGGGGACCACGTTGGTGGACAGAGCCATGGAG GGATGACGCAGACCCATGGGAGCCTCATACCTGGCAGCCAAAGACCCATCGGCCAGCCCCCACCTTCCAGGCTTCCAACTCAGCTTAAGTCAGTGGAAACACCCACGAGGAATGCCCACACCTTTGGCCAACACCTCTCCCAGAGCCTGACCcactctgccccctgcccctggagCCCCCGCATTGCAGCAACAGCCCTGGCCTTGCTGAAGGAAAGGATCAAaatgactctttttctttttttaataaaattatag
- the CCDC188 gene encoding coiled-coil domain-containing protein 188 isoform X12: protein MEGPKTLGPCGHSHPQCPQPSASSSHAGCLDLPCQGFVRWPCLVPLSSTLSIESARPFPPPGVGGGGSRVGAEVPGSFMANEEGEMQQQRPRDPTGTKRGQEEARLGWGWPLHSGREQGASRPGGSPSSGPRPGPCPPLPTGAGTPASPKAAPSQLQNVPLGPAEQSFFQLEQENQNLKRQNQDLREQLGALLGPGQQFLPLCPEHSSCTALAWQSVTTDAAHGLGADPRALPQTPEQTSAQPLEDGAPLQLLRQELCRGEESFVQQSQNELQQIRLSFERKKMAITEVWDGVAEVHMALNNQATGLLGACPVPHPGQEGAADGMHSEGKASAGMFRGPQKPALAGGPAAPARRRPGGRRCPGCPAAALAPAHGTATRHPHQELRRRVEAGSVLTAGPAAGHTVVTHTAARSLSSPASWHCPKARRTGGPRWWTEPWRDDADPWEPHTWQPKTHRPAPTFQASNSA from the exons ATGGAGGGGCCAAAAACCCTGGGTCCCTGTGGCCACTCCCACCCCCAATGCCCCCAACCATCAGCTTCGAGCAGCCATGCAGGTTGCCTGGATCTACCCTGCCAGGGGTTTGTAAGATGGCCCTGCCTGGTACCTCTCAGCTCCACTCTCTCAATAGAGTCGGCCAGACCTTTCCCACCTCCGGGGGTAGGAGGCGGGGGGTCCAGGGTAGGGGCTGAGGTACCTGGGAGCTTTATGGCAAATGAAGAGGGAGAGATGCAGCAACAGAGACCGAGAGACCCAACGGGGACAAAACGAGGGCAAGAGGAGgcaaggctggggtggggctggcccCTGCACTCAGGACGAGAGCAAGGGGCCTCCAGGCCAGGGGGATCCCCCAGCTCAGGGCCCAGACCCGGCCCTTGCCCACCCCTGCCAACAGGGGCAGGAACCCCGGCTTCACCCAAGGCAGCCCCCTCCCAGCTCCAGAACGTGCCCCTGGGTCCTGCAGAGCAGTCCTTCTTCCAGCTGGAGCAGGAAAACCAGAATCTG AAAAGACAGAACCAGGATCTGCGAGAGCAGCTGGGGGCCCTCCTGGGGCCAGGGCAGCAGTTTCTGCCCCTATGCCCGGAGCACTCGAGCTGCACGGCCCTGGCCTGG CAGTCCGTGACCACAGATGCTGCCCATGGCCTTGGGGCTGACCCAAGGGCTCTTCCACAGACCCCTGAGCAGACCAGTGCCCAGCCCCTGGAGGACGGGGCACCCTTGCAGCTGCTGCGGCAGGAGCTGTGCCGGGGGGAAGAGTCCTTCGTGCAGCAGTCTCAG AATGAACTGCAGCAGATCCGACTGTCCTTTGAGAGGAAGAAGATGGCCATTACCGAG gTATGGGATGGCGTGGCCGAGGTACACATGGCCCTGAACAACCAGGCCACTGGGCTCCTG GGAGCGTGCCCAGTGCCGCACCCAGGCCAGGAAGGAGCAGCAGATGGCATGCATAGCG aaGGCAAGGCCTCAGCTGGGATGTTCCGAGGGCCTCAAAAGCCAGCTCTG GCCGGAGGCCCAGCGGCCCCAGCGAGGAGGAGGCCAGGCGGCCGGCGCTGCCCCGGGTGCCCAGCGGCCGCGCTGGCCCCTGCCCACGGCACTGCCACACGCCATCCCCACCAGGAGCTGCGGAGAAGGGTGGAGGCGGGGTCTGTCCTGACGGCTGGGCCTGCGGCTGGACATACAGTCGTGACACACACGGCAGCGC GGTCCCTGTCCAGCCCAGCCTCCTGGCACTGCCCCAAGGCTCGGAGGACAGGGGGACCACGTTGGTGGACAGAGCCATGGAG GGATGACGCAGACCCATGGGAGCCTCATACCTGGCAGCCAAAGACCCATCGGCCAGCCCCCACCTTCCAGGCTTCCAACTCAGCTTAA
- the CCDC188 gene encoding coiled-coil domain-containing protein 188 isoform X5 — translation MEGPKTLGPCGHSHPQCPQPSASSSHAGCLDLPCQGFVRWPCLVPLSSTLSIESARPFPPPGVGGGGSRVGAEVPGSFMANEEGEMQQQRPRDPTGTKRGQEEARLGWGWPLHSGREQGASRPGGSPSSGPRPGPCPPLPTGAGTPASPKAAPSQLQNVPLGPAEQSFFQLEQENQNLKRQNQDLREQLGALLGPGQQFLPLCPEHSSCTALAWQSVTTDAAHGLGADPRALPQTPEQTSAQPLEDGAPLQLLRQELCRGEESFVQQSQNELQQIRLSFERKKMAITEVWDGVAEVHMALNNQATGLLNLKKDIRGVLDQMEDIQLEILGSTTPDREVLQAGVGDVHGPDYTAPVPRERAQCRTQARKEQQMACIAAAGPEAAAGHPAGLYRRLRVRGGPRALRGAGASPAEPRRCLEAPGPAGPIPAPGGGRLPALLGRRPSGPSEEEARRPALPRVPSGRAGPCPRHCHTPSPPGAAEKGGGGVCPDGWACGWTYSRDTHGSAVPVQPSLLALPQGSEDRGTTLVDRAMEG, via the exons ATGGAGGGGCCAAAAACCCTGGGTCCCTGTGGCCACTCCCACCCCCAATGCCCCCAACCATCAGCTTCGAGCAGCCATGCAGGTTGCCTGGATCTACCCTGCCAGGGGTTTGTAAGATGGCCCTGCCTGGTACCTCTCAGCTCCACTCTCTCAATAGAGTCGGCCAGACCTTTCCCACCTCCGGGGGTAGGAGGCGGGGGGTCCAGGGTAGGGGCTGAGGTACCTGGGAGCTTTATGGCAAATGAAGAGGGAGAGATGCAGCAACAGAGACCGAGAGACCCAACGGGGACAAAACGAGGGCAAGAGGAGgcaaggctggggtggggctggcccCTGCACTCAGGACGAGAGCAAGGGGCCTCCAGGCCAGGGGGATCCCCCAGCTCAGGGCCCAGACCCGGCCCTTGCCCACCCCTGCCAACAGGGGCAGGAACCCCGGCTTCACCCAAGGCAGCCCCCTCCCAGCTCCAGAACGTGCCCCTGGGTCCTGCAGAGCAGTCCTTCTTCCAGCTGGAGCAGGAAAACCAGAATCTG AAAAGACAGAACCAGGATCTGCGAGAGCAGCTGGGGGCCCTCCTGGGGCCAGGGCAGCAGTTTCTGCCCCTATGCCCGGAGCACTCGAGCTGCACGGCCCTGGCCTGG CAGTCCGTGACCACAGATGCTGCCCATGGCCTTGGGGCTGACCCAAGGGCTCTTCCACAGACCCCTGAGCAGACCAGTGCCCAGCCCCTGGAGGACGGGGCACCCTTGCAGCTGCTGCGGCAGGAGCTGTGCCGGGGGGAAGAGTCCTTCGTGCAGCAGTCTCAG AATGAACTGCAGCAGATCCGACTGTCCTTTGAGAGGAAGAAGATGGCCATTACCGAG gTATGGGATGGCGTGGCCGAGGTACACATGGCCCTGAACAACCAGGCCACTGGGCTCCTG aaCCTTAAGAAGGACATCCGGGGAGTACTAGACCAGATGGAGGACATTCAGCTGGAGATTCTAGG TTCCACTACACCAGACCGAGAGGTGctgcaggctggggtgggggacgtACATGGCCCTGACTATACAGCCCCCGTCCCCAGGGAGCGTGCCCAGTGCCGCACCCAGGCCAGGAAGGAGCAGCAGATGGCATGCATAGCG GCTGCTGGCCCTGAGGCTGCTGCTGGGCACCCTGCTGGCCTGTACCGCCGCCTACGTGTACGTGGTGGACCCCGCGCCCTTCGAGGGGCTGGTGCCTCCCCTGCTGAGCCGCGCCGCTGTCTGGAAGCTCCGGGCCCTGCTGGGCCCATTCCTGCACCTGGAGGTGGACGACTTCCTGCCCTTCTAGGCCGGAGGCCCAGCGGCCCCAGCGAGGAGGAGGCCAGGCGGCCGGCGCTGCCCCGGGTGCCCAGCGGCCGCGCTGGCCCCTGCCCACGGCACTGCCACACGCCATCCCCACCAGGAGCTGCGGAGAAGGGTGGAGGCGGGGTCTGTCCTGACGGCTGGGCCTGCGGCTGGACATACAGTCGTGACACACACGGCAGCGC GGTCCCTGTCCAGCCCAGCCTCCTGGCACTGCCCCAAGGCTCGGAGGACAGGGGGACCACGTTGGTGGACAGAGCCATGGAG GGATGA
- the CCDC188 gene encoding coiled-coil domain-containing protein 188 isoform X21: MEGPKTLGPCGHSHPQCPQPSASSSHAGCLDLPCQGFVRWPCLVPLSSTLSIESARPFPPPGVGGGGSRVGAEVPGSFMANEEGEMQQQRPRDPTGTKRGQEEARLGWGWPLHSGREQGASRPGGSPSSGPRPGPCPPLPTGAGTPASPKAAPSQLQNVPLGPAEQSFFQLEQENQNLKRQNQDLREQLGALLGPGQQFLPLCPEHSSCTALAWQSVTTDAAHGLGADPRALPQTPEQTSAQPLEDGAPLQLLRQELCRGEESFVQQSQNELQQIRLSFERKKMAITEVWDGVAEVHMALNNQATGLLGACPVPHPGQEGAADGMHSEGKASAGMFRGPQKPALG; this comes from the exons ATGGAGGGGCCAAAAACCCTGGGTCCCTGTGGCCACTCCCACCCCCAATGCCCCCAACCATCAGCTTCGAGCAGCCATGCAGGTTGCCTGGATCTACCCTGCCAGGGGTTTGTAAGATGGCCCTGCCTGGTACCTCTCAGCTCCACTCTCTCAATAGAGTCGGCCAGACCTTTCCCACCTCCGGGGGTAGGAGGCGGGGGGTCCAGGGTAGGGGCTGAGGTACCTGGGAGCTTTATGGCAAATGAAGAGGGAGAGATGCAGCAACAGAGACCGAGAGACCCAACGGGGACAAAACGAGGGCAAGAGGAGgcaaggctggggtggggctggcccCTGCACTCAGGACGAGAGCAAGGGGCCTCCAGGCCAGGGGGATCCCCCAGCTCAGGGCCCAGACCCGGCCCTTGCCCACCCCTGCCAACAGGGGCAGGAACCCCGGCTTCACCCAAGGCAGCCCCCTCCCAGCTCCAGAACGTGCCCCTGGGTCCTGCAGAGCAGTCCTTCTTCCAGCTGGAGCAGGAAAACCAGAATCTG AAAAGACAGAACCAGGATCTGCGAGAGCAGCTGGGGGCCCTCCTGGGGCCAGGGCAGCAGTTTCTGCCCCTATGCCCGGAGCACTCGAGCTGCACGGCCCTGGCCTGG CAGTCCGTGACCACAGATGCTGCCCATGGCCTTGGGGCTGACCCAAGGGCTCTTCCACAGACCCCTGAGCAGACCAGTGCCCAGCCCCTGGAGGACGGGGCACCCTTGCAGCTGCTGCGGCAGGAGCTGTGCCGGGGGGAAGAGTCCTTCGTGCAGCAGTCTCAG AATGAACTGCAGCAGATCCGACTGTCCTTTGAGAGGAAGAAGATGGCCATTACCGAG gTATGGGATGGCGTGGCCGAGGTACACATGGCCCTGAACAACCAGGCCACTGGGCTCCTG GGAGCGTGCCCAGTGCCGCACCCAGGCCAGGAAGGAGCAGCAGATGGCATGCATAGCG aaGGCAAGGCCTCAGCTGGGATGTTCCGAGGGCCTCAAAAGCCAGCTCTG GGATGA
- the CCDC188 gene encoding coiled-coil domain-containing protein 188 isoform X10, with the protein MEGPKTLGPCGHSHPQCPQPSASSSHAGCLDLPCQGFVRWPCLVPLSSTLSIESARPFPPPGVGGGGSRVGAEVPGSFMANEEGEMQQQRPRDPTGTKRGQEEARLGWGWPLHSGREQGASRPGGSPSSGPRPGPCPPLPTGAGTPASPKAAPSQLQNVPLGPAEQSFFQLEQENQNLKRQNQDLREQLGALLGPGQQFLPLCPEHSSCTALAWQSVTTDAAHGLGADPRALPQTPEQTSAQPLEDGAPLQLLRQELCRGEESFVQQSQNELQQIRLSFERKKMAITEVWDGVAEVHMALNNQATGLLNLKKDIRGVLDQMEDIQLEILGSTTPDREVLQAGVGDVHGPDYTAPVPRERAQCRTQARKEQQMACIAAAGPEAAAGHPAGLYRRLRVRGGPRALRGAGASPAEPRRCLEAPGPAGPIPAPGGGRLPALLGRRPSGPSEEEARRPALPRVPSGRAGPCPRHCHTPSPPGAAEKGGGGVCPDGWACGWTYSRDTHGSARPPHPPHT; encoded by the exons ATGGAGGGGCCAAAAACCCTGGGTCCCTGTGGCCACTCCCACCCCCAATGCCCCCAACCATCAGCTTCGAGCAGCCATGCAGGTTGCCTGGATCTACCCTGCCAGGGGTTTGTAAGATGGCCCTGCCTGGTACCTCTCAGCTCCACTCTCTCAATAGAGTCGGCCAGACCTTTCCCACCTCCGGGGGTAGGAGGCGGGGGGTCCAGGGTAGGGGCTGAGGTACCTGGGAGCTTTATGGCAAATGAAGAGGGAGAGATGCAGCAACAGAGACCGAGAGACCCAACGGGGACAAAACGAGGGCAAGAGGAGgcaaggctggggtggggctggcccCTGCACTCAGGACGAGAGCAAGGGGCCTCCAGGCCAGGGGGATCCCCCAGCTCAGGGCCCAGACCCGGCCCTTGCCCACCCCTGCCAACAGGGGCAGGAACCCCGGCTTCACCCAAGGCAGCCCCCTCCCAGCTCCAGAACGTGCCCCTGGGTCCTGCAGAGCAGTCCTTCTTCCAGCTGGAGCAGGAAAACCAGAATCTG AAAAGACAGAACCAGGATCTGCGAGAGCAGCTGGGGGCCCTCCTGGGGCCAGGGCAGCAGTTTCTGCCCCTATGCCCGGAGCACTCGAGCTGCACGGCCCTGGCCTGG CAGTCCGTGACCACAGATGCTGCCCATGGCCTTGGGGCTGACCCAAGGGCTCTTCCACAGACCCCTGAGCAGACCAGTGCCCAGCCCCTGGAGGACGGGGCACCCTTGCAGCTGCTGCGGCAGGAGCTGTGCCGGGGGGAAGAGTCCTTCGTGCAGCAGTCTCAG AATGAACTGCAGCAGATCCGACTGTCCTTTGAGAGGAAGAAGATGGCCATTACCGAG gTATGGGATGGCGTGGCCGAGGTACACATGGCCCTGAACAACCAGGCCACTGGGCTCCTG aaCCTTAAGAAGGACATCCGGGGAGTACTAGACCAGATGGAGGACATTCAGCTGGAGATTCTAGG TTCCACTACACCAGACCGAGAGGTGctgcaggctggggtgggggacgtACATGGCCCTGACTATACAGCCCCCGTCCCCAGGGAGCGTGCCCAGTGCCGCACCCAGGCCAGGAAGGAGCAGCAGATGGCATGCATAGCG GCTGCTGGCCCTGAGGCTGCTGCTGGGCACCCTGCTGGCCTGTACCGCCGCCTACGTGTACGTGGTGGACCCCGCGCCCTTCGAGGGGCTGGTGCCTCCCCTGCTGAGCCGCGCCGCTGTCTGGAAGCTCCGGGCCCTGCTGGGCCCATTCCTGCACCTGGAGGTGGACGACTTCCTGCCCTTCTAGGCCGGAGGCCCAGCGGCCCCAGCGAGGAGGAGGCCAGGCGGCCGGCGCTGCCCCGGGTGCCCAGCGGCCGCGCTGGCCCCTGCCCACGGCACTGCCACACGCCATCCCCACCAGGAGCTGCGGAGAAGGGTGGAGGCGGGGTCTGTCCTGACGGCTGGGCCTGCGGCTGGACATACAGTCGTGACACACACGGCAGCGC CCgaccaccccaccctccccacactTGA
- the CCDC188 gene encoding coiled-coil domain-containing protein 188 isoform X17, with protein sequence MEGPKTLGPCGHSHPQCPQPSASSSHAGCLDLPCQGFVRWPCLVPLSSTLSIESARPFPPPGVGGGGSRVGAEVPGSFMANEEGEMQQQRPRDPTGTKRGQEEARLGWGWPLHSGREQGASRPGGSPSSGPRPGPCPPLPTGAGTPASPKAAPSQLQNVPLGPAEQSFFQLEQENQNLKRQNQDLREQLGALLGPGQQFLPLCPEHSSCTALAWQSVTTDAAHGLGADPRALPQTPEQTSAQPLEDGAPLQLLRQELCRGEESFVQQSQNELQQIRLSFERKKMAITEVWDGVAEVHMALNNQATGLLNLKKDIRGVLDQMEDIQLEILGERAQCRTQARKEQQMACIAKARPQLGCSEGLKSQLWLLALRLLLGTLLACTAAYVYVVDPAPFEGLVPPLLSRAAVWKLRALLGPFLHLEVDDFLPF encoded by the exons ATGGAGGGGCCAAAAACCCTGGGTCCCTGTGGCCACTCCCACCCCCAATGCCCCCAACCATCAGCTTCGAGCAGCCATGCAGGTTGCCTGGATCTACCCTGCCAGGGGTTTGTAAGATGGCCCTGCCTGGTACCTCTCAGCTCCACTCTCTCAATAGAGTCGGCCAGACCTTTCCCACCTCCGGGGGTAGGAGGCGGGGGGTCCAGGGTAGGGGCTGAGGTACCTGGGAGCTTTATGGCAAATGAAGAGGGAGAGATGCAGCAACAGAGACCGAGAGACCCAACGGGGACAAAACGAGGGCAAGAGGAGgcaaggctggggtggggctggcccCTGCACTCAGGACGAGAGCAAGGGGCCTCCAGGCCAGGGGGATCCCCCAGCTCAGGGCCCAGACCCGGCCCTTGCCCACCCCTGCCAACAGGGGCAGGAACCCCGGCTTCACCCAAGGCAGCCCCCTCCCAGCTCCAGAACGTGCCCCTGGGTCCTGCAGAGCAGTCCTTCTTCCAGCTGGAGCAGGAAAACCAGAATCTG AAAAGACAGAACCAGGATCTGCGAGAGCAGCTGGGGGCCCTCCTGGGGCCAGGGCAGCAGTTTCTGCCCCTATGCCCGGAGCACTCGAGCTGCACGGCCCTGGCCTGG CAGTCCGTGACCACAGATGCTGCCCATGGCCTTGGGGCTGACCCAAGGGCTCTTCCACAGACCCCTGAGCAGACCAGTGCCCAGCCCCTGGAGGACGGGGCACCCTTGCAGCTGCTGCGGCAGGAGCTGTGCCGGGGGGAAGAGTCCTTCGTGCAGCAGTCTCAG AATGAACTGCAGCAGATCCGACTGTCCTTTGAGAGGAAGAAGATGGCCATTACCGAG gTATGGGATGGCGTGGCCGAGGTACACATGGCCCTGAACAACCAGGCCACTGGGCTCCTG aaCCTTAAGAAGGACATCCGGGGAGTACTAGACCAGATGGAGGACATTCAGCTGGAGATTCTAGG GGAGCGTGCCCAGTGCCGCACCCAGGCCAGGAAGGAGCAGCAGATGGCATGCATAGCG aaGGCAAGGCCTCAGCTGGGATGTTCCGAGGGCCTCAAAAGCCAGCTCTG GCTGCTGGCCCTGAGGCTGCTGCTGGGCACCCTGCTGGCCTGTACCGCCGCCTACGTGTACGTGGTGGACCCCGCGCCCTTCGAGGGGCTGGTGCCTCCCCTGCTGAGCCGCGCCGCTGTCTGGAAGCTCCGGGCCCTGCTGGGCCCATTCCTGCACCTGGAGGTGGACGACTTCCTGCCCTTCTAG